AGGGTGTGTGCCTGAATTTGGCAATTAAGAAATCtggagagccgggcagtggtggcgcacatctttgatccagcacttgggaggcagaggcaggtggatttctgagttcgaggccagcctggtcttcagagtgaattccaggacagctggggctacacagagaaaccctgtctcgaagagagagagagagagagagagagagagagagagagagagagagagagagagagagaaatctggagAGAGGCCTATTTTTCCATTCTTGTCTTTTTTTACCCCCTTGCTCTCAATTTATCTCACCTACAGCTGCTTTGGTCTCCCTGGACTCCGTAGGCCAGCAGGAGACTTACACCTCTGGGCAGCTAAGCTCTCTGACCTACAGCACTGTTACAGCCAGAAAGAACCCCATTTACAATCCCCAGAGGATGGAGTTGGAGTCTGAGGAGTAGTGGGAAATCATCCAGGCCCAAGCTACGGGACCCAAGACCAATTCAAACATCAAGACTCCCCATTGCTGGCTTCAAGGCGGTTGTTTCCTCTCTCCTAACCCTAACTGTTGTCTCCATCCCATGGCGTAGGCATTCACAGCCTAATTGAGTTCCTGCCCAATTGCCCTGTCCACTCACAGCCGGGTTTTTCTCTAGGCCAGACCCTCATCTTGTGTTCTCTCTGTTCTGTTATTAAAGAGCCCCAAGTTGTCTTGTTTCTGCGCGAGGTAGTGATGGAAGGGGAATGGAAAGGACTCCTTTGATTTTCTTGAGGACCCAGTTACAATGAAGTCAAGCTGGTCCCCAAATGTGCCGAGTCTCGCCCGAGGCCAGAAGGATTCTGCATTCTCAAGCATTCTCCTTTGCCTCCAGGGCTCTGGCCCTGGACCTCTGCCCACGCCCCATCCTCCTGCGCCCACAGTCACGTCAATTAGCGGAGCTTCCGCCTCCGGATCCCGGTTCCTCGGCGCTACTCCCTCTTTAGGGACAGTCCAACAGCGCGTCTCATAAGACTGGCCCAGAGCCCCAAGTGTGCTGACCCCAGGTTCCCTTCCCGACCCCCGTTCCCTTAATTGGGAGGCCCCGCCCCGTGCGCACTGACGTCGAACGCTGCTGTCAGCCGGCGCTAGGGGGGGTCGGTTTGGGGTAGAATGGCCGCTGCCGCCGTCACCCGCGGGACCCCGGGAGGTAAGAGCCAGGGCCTCTAGCCCGCCTCTCCGCCCCCGCGCCAGGGGGCGCAGCTCCACGCCGCCCGGGTGTGGAGCGCGGCGCTGGGGACCACCGTCCCTCCTCCCGGTTTGCCCCCACCTCACCGCTTCCGTCCTCTTTCCCCGCGCCAGGGGGCGCCGCTAGGCGCAGGGCCCCATCACGGATCAGAGAGTACGGGGACAGTCCCCAGACCCTCTCACCGGGCTTCCGCACTGCCCCTTGCCTGCCAGGTGTTCATGAACTctgctcagctgcttctccagaaCATCCGGGTTTGCGGGCGGGATCTCCTCCCACATCTGGGAGTCTCCCAGGACCCCCGCCCACTTTGGGGAGAGCACCCTACCCCCCCGTGACAGTCGTGTCATAGACCACCACTCTCAGGCCGCAGTCTCATCCGGCTCCAGCTCTGCACCTTGGCAAACTGCCTAGACAGAGCTGAGCACCTGCACCCTGGGGTAGACTCCTTTTCCCAATCCTAGCCTCTCTGCACACCTCCAATCCTGAATGGGCTTCCACCCCCTCTCCATCCCCGGACACCTGGCAGAGCCAGCGCAGAGAACCTCCTCCAGCTCCCATCTGTTCCTTAAGAGGGCGGAGGCTCAGGCTGGAGCCAGAGCAGTAGAGGGGATATGGTAGGCTGGGAgccagagaagaagcagaggtTGGGGAAATAGGAGTGTTGGGTAAAGTGAAATTCTAGCTGCAAAGAGGAAGCCGGCATGTCCCACCCGGAAGCTTGCTCCAACATATCTATTCCAAATTCTCCCAGTCCCTGACCAAccccagagagggagagagagagagagagagagagagagagagagagagagagagaacatgagagagagaacatgagagagagaacatgagagagagaacgagaacacgAACATGAGGTCAGTTATCAGATCTACCCTTCCCCTAAAAAGtcaaagagagaaggaaattcGGGTGTGTCTTCAAAAGCCCAGCTTGTTACCAGACTTAGATCTGCTTTCCTCCAGCATCCAAGCCATCCTTCTAGGACCAGAGCCCTAGTTCTCACAACTGGCCCACCCTTAGCTCTAACCTTGCTCTCCCTTCCTAGATGcaccctgactttttttttttttttttttttttcctgtttgatttTCCGTGGAGGAAAAAGATCTACTAACTGACCTCACCTACTCTCTCTTTCAGGTCTGTCAGGGCCTAGGAGAATCTGGGTTAGACATGCAGGATCCAGCTTCCTGCCCTAGGGAATGCTCCAACACTGTCAGCATCCCCCACTCATCCCTTCCTTCACGATCACTCTGTTCTGTCTTGTCTCCCAACTCCTGTTGGTTCCCGGCACTATGTTCTTTCATCTCTATTCTCTGGTTCTGCGGTCACAATCTAgttccacattttcttcatctttcccaGATACCAGCACTGAGTTCTACACCCCTTACTCACCAAAAGCTCCTTATCTTGGAGTAAAGTGGGGGCTTCTCCCATGACCTTGTTCTCGCCTTTTGCAGCAcagactccccctccccccggCCCCTCAGGCCGGGGGTGACCTTGCCCCCTGGAACCTTCACCATGAATACCAAGGACACCACTGAGGTTGCTGGTAAGTTCACAAAATGGGTTCTCAGTTTGGGCACAGCCTTGTTTTGCTACTGCCTGTCCCTCTGAATCTTTGCTCCCTCTTCTCTCATCCTGGTGCAGGTCCTCTCGGGGCCTTACATTTAGCTCCTTTCCTGTTTGCCTCTAACAAAGCTATTCCTCTGGTCCCCTCTAGAGAACAGCCACCACCTGAAGATCTTCCTCCCCAAGAAACTGCTGGAGTGTCTTCCTCGATGCCCACTGCTGCCTCCAGAGCGGCTCCGATGGAATACAAATGAGGTTTTCTAGGGATCTTGGGGGATTGGGGCTGGGGGAGGTGGAGTGCTATGTCTGTGGACACACAGTGCTGAGCATGGTTCTAGGCCTTTGGAGATTATAGAATTGTAAAGGCTTGGACCTTATGAGTGTCCATTTCTCTTCAGTATAATccaagtcctggctgtcctggactcactctgtagaccaggctggcctcgaactcagaaatctgcctgcctctgcctcccaagtgctgggattaaaggcgtgtgccaccactgcccggccaccgTAGATGTTAATGAAGAGAAagtgattggttttgtttctatgtGTTAAGTGCTTGTTTTTGGACAAGGTATCATGTAGTCCACGTGAGCCTTGCACTTGCTATGCAGCCAAGGTTGACCTTAAATatccagtcctcctgcctctactgcctgagtgttgggattcTAAATGTGTGCCACAGAGCATAGTTAATGAAGTGCTGGGGAATGAACTCGAGGCCTTGTGCaagctaggcaagccctctactgactgagctactCCCTTgccctggctttgaactcttgatccttctgatTCACATGTTTGTGAAGGCAGAGGTCTATGTCATATGGCTTCCTCAGTCATTCTgccttaattttttgagacagggtctttaaaTGGACTTGAAGCTCACTGATTGGCCAGCCAGCCCCAGAATCATCTTGTGTCTCTTTCCCCgatactaggattataggcaccaggcatgaacaGTTGtgcctagctttttatgtgggttacGGGGATCTGAATTGGTGTCCACACTtatacagcaagtactttactgattTAGTCATGTGGGCTggagctcctgatcctcctgcctctgtttcctgagtgctgggattacaggtgtgtacccaCATGTCTGTCTCAGAGTCCCTGCTTTTTACCACCTTTTAGAGGCACAAAATTCTTGTCACACCTTTTGTATTTTGTGTACATGTTCCCTTGCATGTAGTTGGTGACTGGTGATTATTGATTCAGTACTAGAATTATCTGTAAAACTGGGGGGTAGTGGTTCACACccataatcttagcactcaggaggcagagtgctAAGATTAGTAACTATGACCATcttggtctacatacagagtATAGGGCAGGCCAAGGTTATGTAGTGAGACTGTACTGTCAATAAAAATGGGAGTGTTTGCATATGGTTCTTGTAAGTCTATAAAGCCCCCACGAAGTTCAGAGAAGCAACAGGACTTCCAGACACATAGAGACATTTCATGGTCCTGAGGAGTGTGGGCACTACTGTGAAGGGTGTGGTTGTTGGAGGTCTGCTCAGGAAGCAAACAGTGAGCACATCTGGCAGGCCCAGCAGGCTGGATTTGAGTAAATACAGGGATAATTGTGTGATACTTTGTCTGAAAACCTTGGAAACAGACAGAGAACCTGGAGTTCTTGTCAGTGTCAAATTGTCAGATTGATGGTTCTCACAGAGAAAGTACCTAATATGAACAAAGGATAAACTTGAAGCTGGCCCCATGATATAGGCTCTAGTAGGCAGAGAGATAGGTTAGGTTGGTGTTTTTCTCCTCTGGGTACTTGAACctggggccttgcacatgctaaacAAGCATCGTCTTTTTCTGTTATtcagctatatccccagcctaaGGTCAGGTTTCATCTGAGATAGAGCTTGCTGTTCCTAAGAGGGCTCTGTGGCCCTGCTGGGTCCACATACTGGAAGAGCCTTACAATAGGTGGCATACCTCTGCAGAGGTCCTGAGACAGTGACCAAGTGGGGACACCTACCCAAGTGCTTCCTTTCCTACAGGAGATTGCATCCTACCTGATCACCTTTGAGAAACATGATGAGTGGCTGTCTTGTGCCCCAAAGACAAGGTGAGAAAGCTCTCCAGTGTGAAGAGTAACAAATCCTGGCCTGTGTTTATAAAAATCAAGCCTCCCACCCCCATTTCCAGGCCTCAAAATGGCTCCATTATCCTCTACAATCGTAAGAAGGTGAAATACCGGAAGGATGGTTACCTTTGGAAGAAGCGGAAGGATGGGAAGACTACCCGAGAGGACCACATGAAACTGAAGGTCCAGGGCATGGAGGTAAGAGCCCTTGCCCTTGTCCACACTCCAGCCCGTCAGGGTGTGGGACTGTTGTCTGCCCTTCCCGCTCATCAGTCTGACTGATGGCTGAGCTCACTCTCACTTCCCATTTGCCCTTCATGATAACTTTTTGACATGATGGACAGTCCCTCACTTCCCTCACAATTCCCTCAAGGATCCAAGTAATGATATTCTTAAACATGGGCTTCTCTTCCCACATCCTCGTTCTTCTGCACTTCCTCTCTGCCCTTAGAGTTCTTTCTCACATCTCAACTTGGGTACTTTTTGTAAGACCCCACTCCGACCCCCAGCTcctctgttcccttctttctgtcCCTCAACCGTGACTTAAAGCCTGCTGGAATTTGGAAGGGATGGGAAGaaggtgggggtagggagaggaCTGAAGAGGAACTGGTGGAAAGATTGGGATTCCTGCAAAGGAACTGAACAGAGGAAGAGTTGGGGAGCAGActagccctccccccaccccagcctgtcTCCTGGCAGTGTCTCTATGGCTGCTACGTTCACTCTTCCATCGTCCCCACATTCCATCGGCGCTGCTATTGGCTGCTCCAGGTAAGAACTGAGAACTCGGCCAGATTTCTGGTCTTTGAGGAAAATgggttctcaaaagatgaagtgAACTAGACTCTGAGTGGGAAAAAGTAGAAAGGAAATCAGAGATAGAACATGATAGAAATTGAGGTGACTAGGATTGGGGTGATGCCCAGAAGACAGTGAGGACTTGGAGGCTAAGCTCCTGAGGCCTAGACCCCATGGCTCTCTCTGTGCCTTTGTGCCCCCAGAACCCTGACATCGTCCTTGTGCACTACCTGAACGTCCCAGCCCTGGAGGATTGTGGAAAGGGCTGTAGCCCCATCTTTTGTTCTATCAGTAGCGACCGGCGAGAATGGCTGAAGTGGTCACGTGAGGAGCTATTGGGACAGCTGAAGCCCATGTGTAAGGAGCAAACAGGGATGAACTCTAAGGGAGAGTGAGAGTGGAATTTTCCAAAAGCACTGGGGTTCTGTGCCCAAACCCTGTAGGTAACTATTTCTCTCTAAGTCAGGAGGGCACTTTCCTGTTTGGATACTGGATACTGAGCCTGTACAGTCTAAGATGTGGAATGTGGAGGGGAGTGAAAGACAGCTGTGGGCTGTATGTCTGAGCAGTTTTAAGTTTAGCATATCAGAGGTTGGGAGGAAACATGAAGGTACTTTGAAAGTCTCACTGTATTTCCCCCAAATCTCCTGTAGTTCATGGCATCAAGTGGAGCTGTGGGAATGGGTCAGAGGAATTCTCCGTGGAACAGTTGGTGCAACAGATCTTGGACACCCACCCAACCAAGCCAGCACCCCGAACCCATGCTTGTCTCTGCAGTGGGGGCCTTGGTAAGTGACCCCTGACTTTGGGACTCCTTTCCCAGTTAGCCACATTGCTTAGTAACTGCCCTGATGAAATTTGCATACTAATTTGCAAGTCTTTGCATGTCCAGAAAGATGGACCAGATGAGCAAAGAACTCCTGATCTGAGGGTACTAGCCCCAGAAATGTATACAATCCTGGCAGTCCACAGCTCATCTGCCCAGTGCTTTCAGTAATTCCTCCCCTACTACCACATACCACCAATTACACCCAACCTTAGGTTTGATCCTATTTGGTTCTTCTTTTGTCCTTTTTGCTCTGCCTTTCGCTAGTGCCTCAAGCCAGGACTCCTCCCCCACTCTGTTCCTCTAGTCCTGTTTGAGTGAAactgaagggaggggagggggagatccACTTTTGATGCCTCCCAGTGGTCATAATCAGTATTACACTCTAggtttactgtgtgtgtgtgtgtgtgtgtgtgtgtgtgtgtgtgtgtgtgtgtgtgtgtgtgtgtgtgttgggggggtggtGGGATGGGTGTGGGAAGTGGAAGAATAGGGATCAGGGGGTGTTTCCAGAAAGGGGCTGCTAGGGAAAAAATGTATCttatcccttctcttctccctactTCTCTCCACTCCAGGTTCTGGGAGCCTTACCCACAAATGCAGTAGCACGAAACACCGCATCATCTCTCCCAAAGTGGAGCCTCGAGCTTTAACCCTGGCTTCTATATCCCACTCCAAGCCCCCTGAACCTCCACCACTGAGAGCTCCACTTCCTCCAGAGCTCCCCAAGGCACATacctccccatcttcctcttcttcctcctcttcctcctcctcctcaggatTTGCAGAACCCCTAGAAATCAGACCTAGCCCTCCTACCTCTCAAGGGGGTTCATCAAGAGGAGGCACTGCTATCCTCCTCCTAACAGGACTAGAGCAACGTGCTGGGGGCCTGACACCCACTAGACACTTGGCTCCACAGGCTGAACCTAGACCTCCTGTGAGCTTGGCTGTGGTTGTAGGTTCTGAGCCTTCTGCCCCACCAGCTCCTCCCAGCCCTGCCTTTGACCCTGATCGTTTTCTCAACAGCCCTCAAAGGGGCCAGACATACGGAGGGGGCCAAGGAGTAAACCCAGACTTCCCTGAGGCAGAGGGCACTCATACTCCCTGTCCTGCCCTGGAACCTGCTGCTGCCCTGGAGCCCCAGGCAGCTGCTCGAGGTCTCCCTCCACAGCTGGGAGCAAGtgggagaagaggaaacaaattCTTCATCCAAGATGAtgatagtggggaggaactcaGGGGTCCGGGAACAGTGGGGCCTGTCCCTTCACCCCCTCCTTCATCCCCATCCTCCCCTGCCGCCTTGCAGCCTTCAGGCAGGGCGACAAGAGGAGAAGCCTTGTTTGGAGGCTCTGCTGGCAGCACCAGTGAGCTAGAGCCCTTCAGTCTTTCATCATTCCCAGACCTTATGGGAGAACTCATCAGTGATGAAGCTCCAGGTGTCCCTGCCCCAACCCCCCAGCTCTCTCCTGCTCTTAACTCCATCACAGACTTTTCCCCAGAGTGGTCCTACCCAGAGGTGAGTCAGGTTTTTCTTCTCCCATTAGTTTTTGGagttttcaaaatgaattttattaatCCTTACCCCATGGCCTTGTTCACGTAAATGTTAGGAATCAAATCCATCTTTATTAAGCGTATACTCTGCCATTAAGTGATTCTACCAagtccttcctcctcctggctCTTCTAACCTTTACTTTTATGTGAACTACAGTTTTCCCACATACCTTTTCCCATGTCTACTCTTTCCCATGTTCCTGGAGCCCCTTCGGGGACCTCGTTCTTGGTGACTGTTTTAAGGGAAGGATACAGGGGTCTTTAATcctagaccacacacacacacacacacacacacacacacacacacacgagatgcCTGCAGACTCTGAGCAGATGAGAGGCTGTGGTCAGCAGTGGAGAAGTTCTCCTGTGCttagagagggaaaggggaaccGCAGTGGAGTGAAGGAGCTTAGCAGCAGAGCTGACACTCTTGGGGAGCCCCAAGTTCTGCTTCTTGGTAGACTCAGAACATTCTAGTTAAGGGCTGAGGGTGAGGCTCAGTGGTTTAACATTTGCCTAGCATAGACAAGGCCTTGGGCTTGGGCTGGATCCTCAGCACTGAGGAAAGGTGGGGCACgctaatcccagtactcaagaaaCAGAAGCTAGATGATCAGGAATTCTAGGccatctttagctacatagtaagtttgagaccagcctaagtTTTATGAGATTCTATttaaatcaaaaaacaaaaagacagaaggaaaacttAGTTCTGATGAGATAAATAAGCACTCGGCAGAACCCTGAGACTCTAGCACAACTGCAGTCATGTGACTGTCTGATTTGTGTCTGCAGGGTGGGGTCAAGGTGCTCATCACAGGCCCCTGGACGGAGGCCGCAGAGCATTACTCCTGCGTCTTCGATCACATCGCAGTGCCGGCCTCCCTGGTCCAGCCTGGTGTCTTACGCTGCTACTGTCCTGGTATGGAGATTGGGAATGATATGGGGAGGGACTGCCACTATGGACAGTTAAGATGGGTGAGGACCTCCAGATTTCCAGGAAGCACTGGACAAAGACCGCTTCCAGCCCTGAAGCACAGTGCCCAGTTCCCCTGCATATAGAAGAGCTTGGCCTTAATGTCAGCAAATCTAGGATCTGATCTAAGAAGTCTACTTGTTAGCTAACCAGTGATCTTCTCTAAAATTCTACACCtcccttgtgttttcttcctcTAAGGTTAAGCATTTGGCTAAAGGGATCTCTAATGTCTATACTGCCTCTGTAGCTTAGATAGAGCCAGGGTCTTCTGTACCAATCCTGGGAGTCTCATCAGCCATATGTACttgtttaattaaatttaaaacctGTTTCCTCGGGCATACTAACCATATTTCAAGTGCTCAATCACCACACATTCCAGTGCTCCCAAGTTGAGTATTTTAGATGTAGGCATTCCCATCACTGTAGAAACTTCTGGACAGCAATGGTCTATGCCTCTATTCTGCCACCACCCTTCCTTACAATCTAACACTCAACAGTTGTCTTCCTTGGGGGACAGGTTAGCAGTATTGTAGTCTTTCCTAGTCACCACAGCCCCAGTCAAAAGGGAAGGGGATAAGAAAGGAAACAGGGATAAGGTCAGAGAAGCTGGCAACTAGGGGGCTCTGGTCTAGAGGTTGAAACCTGCCAGCTTTATCCTCAGGGTGGTAGACATTGAGACTCTGGACACAGCTCCTACTGGACACGGCTGGTAAACAGACAGATTCCCTTTCCTGCATTTCAATAAGGGTCATGACCTCTGAACTCTGGTCTAAAGGATTAAAAGAGTTAACTACCATCACGTTTGCTGAGCAACACCCTTAAGGGTCTACATGCAATAATTCTCTGGTTCTTAGAAGGTATTAAGTTATTGAATAAAGAGTCTCCCCTCCCCATTAGTGCAAAGGCCACACTGCTGAAGCTAGGGGTCTCTTGGCCCACAGCAAGGGAACAGGAGAAATAAGGAATCATCATCACTGGCTCTAATAGAGTTAATCAGGAAACCAGCCAGGAAAGGAGCAAGGACAGAGCCCTCCCTTCTGACCTGTTCTCCCCAGCCCATGAGGTAGGGCTGGTGTCTTTGCAGGTGGCGGGGCGGGAAggccctctctctgcttctgtgctcTTTGAGTATCGAGCCCGCCGGTTCCTGTCTCTGCCCAGTACACAGCTTGACTGGTTGTCACTGGATGGTAAGTACTGAGCCCTTGGACCCAAGATCTTAGGTATGACATGTTTGCAttcaagtggtacacagacatacatgcaggcagaactcccatgcatataaaataaaatttaaaaaaaatttaaaaattataggttacttatttttgtttttcttttggatgaTAAAGATGTTTTCATTATAGGAGTTTtagaaattacagaaaaacaaaaatggaaacgTGTAATAGTATTAACATGGCTATTATTGAAGTGTTCTCTCTTACCCATAGAGGCATACACAAGTCCATATGCTCACAAGCATATTTATTTGGTCTTGTTTCTGcttttacttgttttcttttctggtgaTCTGAGAATTCTGAGTCTGCTGCTTCCTCAgagtttgcttttcttcctctagGTAGATCTGTTGCTTTGTGATTCTTCTCAGTTATGCTATCATACCTGTTAGTCTTCTTGTCTCCTGCCATTCCTCCTTCTCTTAGAGCTTCTGGTTGCTACTTTTGCCTCACTCTTTggcagtgtatgtatgtgtgtgtgcgcgtgtgcacatatgtgtgctcCTGTTACAGTTGTCACATGGCCTTAGCACTGCTGGGTTGTCTGTGTGATTTTAATCTGTCTTCCTTGGACCTCAGTAGCCTTCCCTGGCCTGCCCTGTCCTGCCCTGTCCTGCTCTGGTCTGCTCTGGCCTGCTCTGGCCTGCTCTGGTCTGCCCTGGCCTGCTCTGGCCTGCTCTGGCTGTTCATCACTTTATTCTAATCATTGTGCCATCTCTCTGCTGggtctcctctcttcccagtttcctTGAACTCTATCTGATCATGCTTATCTTCTTTTCTAATTGCTTGATTGGGACTTACtggctctgttctttctttcctcactgtCACCTTAAAATTTCTGTTCCCCTGTCTGTCCTGAGTTTCTGCTCATCATTCCCTCTGTCATGGCATTGTGGAACATCCAGTCTTCACtgtttttctgtgttgttttccCCAGGTTCTGCTCCcctctcactttctctccttGTCCTTGTTGATCTCAGAAGGGGATGGATATAGctcatgtttatgtgtatacatgtgtgtgtaggtttgtgcatggagttgggaggagggagaTGAGCATAGCCATCCATCTCTGCTACTTTCCTTTCCCAACCATCCTTTGTGAATAGCTGCAGGGGACCTGCTGGGGtaggcagtggttttcaactaTAGTCTTTGGAGTAGTGGTTAACTTAGGAGGGGGACCTTGGAAACTTCAGCCCAGCGTGGAGGACAATGGTAGAGTTTGGAGCAAGAACTTGGGGAGCATGCTgtttaggaaaaggctggaagaggaCATGGTACTATGTGGCTTGGTTAGCTGAGGACCAGATGGGCCCTGGGGAATTCCTGCTGTCTCTGTATTAGAGGAAACAACCTTGGTTCTTAATCCCAGTTCTAGTATATGTGACTTAGGAGCTTTAGCTCAAGAGCTGAGTCTTGGGGAGTTCTGTTTAGATGAGTGGGTGAGGGGGTGTTGTATAGAGTAAGAGCAAGCTCCATCACCCCATTCTTCACCCCCAGATCTTGAGTACAACTGCTAGTAGTCTTCCTAGCATCACACAGATCCTGCTTACTTAGCTCCCATGCCCACCCTA
The nucleotide sequence above comes from Arvicanthis niloticus isolate mArvNil1 chromosome 6, mArvNil1.pat.X, whole genome shotgun sequence. Encoded proteins:
- the Camta2 gene encoding calmodulin-binding transcription activator 2 isoform X7, producing MGFHPLSIPGHLAEPAQRTSSSSHLFLKRAEAQAGARAVEGICTDSPSPRPLRPGVTLPPGTFTMNTKDTTEVAENSHHLKIFLPKKLLECLPRCPLLPPERLRWNTNEEIASYLITFEKHDEWLSCAPKTRPQNGSIILYNRKKVKYRKDGYLWKKRKDGKTTREDHMKLKVQGMENPDIVLVHYLNVPALEDCGKGCSPIFCSISSDRREWLKWSREELLGQLKPMFHGIKWSCGNGSEEFSVEQLVQQILDTHPTKPAPRTHACLCSGGLGSGSLTHKCSSTKHRIISPKVEPRALTLASISHSKPPEPPPLRAPLPPELPKAHTSPSSSSSSSSSSSSGFAEPLEIRPSPPTSQGGSSRGGTAILLLTGLEQRAGGLTPTRHLAPQAEPRPPVSLAVVVGSEPSAPPAPPSPAFDPDRFLNSPQRGQTYGGGQGVNPDFPEAEGTHTPCPALEPAAALEPQAAARGLPPQLGASGRRGNKFFIQDDDSGEELRGPGTVGPVPSPPPSSPSSPAALQPSGRATRGEALFGGSAGSTSELEPFSLSSFPDLMGELISDEAPGVPAPTPQLSPALNSITDFSPEWSYPEGGVKVLITGPWTEAAEHYSCVFDHIAVPASLVQPGVLRCYCPAHEVGLVSLQVAGREGPLSASVLFEYRARRFLSLPSTQLDWLSLDDSQFRMSILERLEQMEKRMAEIAAAGQAPGQGPEAPPIQDEGQGPGFEARVVVLVESMIPRSTWRGPERLIHRSPFRGMSLLHLAAAQGYARLIETLSQWRSVETGSLDLEQEVDPLNVDHFSCTPLMWACALGHLEAAVLLFCWNRQALSIPDSLGRLPLSVAHSRGHVRLARCLEELQRQELSVEHPLALSPPSSSPDTGLSSVSSPSELSDGTFSVTSAYSSAPDGSPPPAPLLASEISMEMIPGQLSSGAPETPLLLMDYEATNSKESAPSPSGLPLAQDDGVAPEDADSPPAVDVIPVDMISLAKQIIEATPERIKREDFSELPEAGASPREHTGTVGLSETMSWLASYLENVDHFPSSAPPSELPFERGRLAVPPAPSWAEFLSASTSGKMENDFALLTLSDHEQRELYEAARVIQTAFRKYKGRRLKEQQEVAAAVIQRCYRKYKQLTWIALKFALYKKMTQAAILIQSKFRSYYEQKRFQQSRRAAVLIQQHYRSYRRRPGPPHRPSGALPARNKGTFLTKKQDQAARKIMRFLRRCRHRMRELKQNQELEGLPQPGLAT
- the Camta2 gene encoding calmodulin-binding transcription activator 2 isoform X2; protein product: MNTKDTTEVAENSHHLKIFLPKKLLECLPRCPLLPPERLRWNTNEEIASYLITFEKHDEWLSCAPKTRPQNGSIILYNRKKVKYRKDGYLWKKRKDGKTTREDHMKLKVQGMECLYGCYVHSSIVPTFHRRCYWLLQNPDIVLVHYLNVPALEDCGKGCSPIFCSISSDRREWLKWSREELLGQLKPMFHGIKWSCGNGSEEFSVEQLVQQILDTHPTKPAPRTHACLCSGGLGSGSLTHKCSSTKHRIISPKVEPRALTLASISHSKPPEPPPLRAPLPPELPKAHTSPSSSSSSSSSSSSGFAEPLEIRPSPPTSQGGSSRGGTAILLLTGLEQRAGGLTPTRHLAPQAEPRPPVSLAVVVGSEPSAPPAPPSPAFDPDRFLNSPQRGQTYGGGQGVNPDFPEAEGTHTPCPALEPAAALEPQAAARGLPPQLGASGRRGNKFFIQDDDSGEELRGPGTVGPVPSPPPSSPSSPAALQPSGRATRGEALFGGSAGSTSELEPFSLSSFPDLMGELISDEAPGVPAPTPQLSPALNSITDFSPEWSYPEGGVKVLITGPWTEAAEHYSCVFDHIAVPASLVQPGVLRCYCPAHEVGLVSLQVAGREGPLSASVLFEYRARRFLSLPSTQLDWLSLDDSQFRMSILERLEQMEKRMAEIAAAGQAPGQGPEAPPIQDEGQGPGFEARVVVLVESMIPRSTWRGPERLIHRSPFRGMSLLHLAAAQGYARLIETLSQWRSVETGSLDLEQEVDPLNVDHFSCTPLMWACALGHLEAAVLLFCWNRQALSIPDSLGRLPLSVAHSRGHVRLARCLEELQRQELSVEHPLALSPPSSSPDTGLSSVSSPSELSDGTFSVTSAYSSAPDGSPPPAPLLASEISMEMIPGQLSSGAPETPLLLMDYEATNSKESAPSPSGLPLAQDDGVAPEDADSPPAVDVIPVDMISLAKQIIEATPERIKREDFSELPEAGASPREHTGTVGLSETMSWLASYLENVDHFPSSAPPSELPFERGRLAVPPAPSWAEFLSASTSGKMENDFALLTLSDHEQRELYEAARVIQTAFRKYKGRRLKEQQEVAAAVIQRCYRKYKQLTWIALKFALYKKMTQAAILIQSKFRSYYEQKRFQQSRRAAVLIQQHYRSYRRRPGPPHRPSGALPARNKGTFLTKKQDQAARKIMRFLRRCRHRMRELKQNQELEGLPQPGLAT
- the Camta2 gene encoding calmodulin-binding transcription activator 2 isoform X1 produces the protein MNTKDTTEVAENSHHLKIFLPKKLLECLPRCPLLPPERLRWNTNEEIASYLITFEKHDEWLSCAPKTRPQNGSIILYNRKKVKYRKDGYLWKKRKDGKTTREDHMKLKVQGMEPVSWQCLYGCYVHSSIVPTFHRRCYWLLQNPDIVLVHYLNVPALEDCGKGCSPIFCSISSDRREWLKWSREELLGQLKPMFHGIKWSCGNGSEEFSVEQLVQQILDTHPTKPAPRTHACLCSGGLGSGSLTHKCSSTKHRIISPKVEPRALTLASISHSKPPEPPPLRAPLPPELPKAHTSPSSSSSSSSSSSSGFAEPLEIRPSPPTSQGGSSRGGTAILLLTGLEQRAGGLTPTRHLAPQAEPRPPVSLAVVVGSEPSAPPAPPSPAFDPDRFLNSPQRGQTYGGGQGVNPDFPEAEGTHTPCPALEPAAALEPQAAARGLPPQLGASGRRGNKFFIQDDDSGEELRGPGTVGPVPSPPPSSPSSPAALQPSGRATRGEALFGGSAGSTSELEPFSLSSFPDLMGELISDEAPGVPAPTPQLSPALNSITDFSPEWSYPEGGVKVLITGPWTEAAEHYSCVFDHIAVPASLVQPGVLRCYCPAHEVGLVSLQVAGREGPLSASVLFEYRARRFLSLPSTQLDWLSLDDSQFRMSILERLEQMEKRMAEIAAAGQAPGQGPEAPPIQDEGQGPGFEARVVVLVESMIPRSTWRGPERLIHRSPFRGMSLLHLAAAQGYARLIETLSQWRSVETGSLDLEQEVDPLNVDHFSCTPLMWACALGHLEAAVLLFCWNRQALSIPDSLGRLPLSVAHSRGHVRLARCLEELQRQELSVEHPLALSPPSSSPDTGLSSVSSPSELSDGTFSVTSAYSSAPDGSPPPAPLLASEISMEMIPGQLSSGAPETPLLLMDYEATNSKESAPSPSGLPLAQDDGVAPEDADSPPAVDVIPVDMISLAKQIIEATPERIKREDFSELPEAGASPREHTGTVGLSETMSWLASYLENVDHFPSSAPPSELPFERGRLAVPPAPSWAEFLSASTSGKMENDFALLTLSDHEQRELYEAARVIQTAFRKYKGRRLKEQQEVAAAVIQRCYRKYKQLTWIALKFALYKKMTQAAILIQSKFRSYYEQKRFQQSRRAAVLIQQHYRSYRRRPGPPHRPSGALPARNKGTFLTKKQDQAARKIMRFLRRCRHRMRELKQNQELEGLPQPGLAT